The DNA window ATGGATGTGTTGCCCAGCCTTATCTCGGATCCGGAAATGCTTCAAGGAGACAAGGCTATGGCGAATGGGCTCGATGATGTGGTGGCGGCGGAAACCGTGCTTTCCGACGTGGATGGTCTTGGCGGCCGTCTGACGATCCGAGGTCATTCGCTGCCGGAACTGGCCGGCCGCTGGAACTATGCCCAGGTGGTGCGCCTGTTGCTCGACGGCTTCTTCGACGACCTTCCCGATGATGCGGAGCTGACGCGGGCGCTCGGACAGGCACGTGCGGAAGTGTTTGAGCGGCTTTTGCCCTCACTGTCCCTGCTGTCATCGCTCGATGTCTACAGCGCGATGCGCGCCGGCATGGCGCTGCTGCCGGATGGCGACACGCTGACGGACGCCTTGCTGCTGATCGCGGCACCCGCCGTGCTGACGCCGGCCCTGCTGCGCCGGCAGCGCGGCGAGGAGCCGATCGCGCCGGACAGCCGCGCCGACCATGCCGCCGACATGCTGAGGATGCTCAACGGCGCCGTCGCTTCACCGCCGCTGGCGAAAGCGCTCGACACCTATCTGGTGACCGTCTGCGACCATGGCCTCAACGCATCGACCTTCGCCACCCGTGTGGTCGCCTCGACACTGGCCGGCCTGACATCGTCCGTGCTGGCCGGGCTCGGCGCGCTCAAGGGGCCGCTGCATGGCGGCGCGCCCGGCCCTGTCATCGAGATGCTGGATGCAATCCAGGTGCATGGCGATGCGGCCGGCTGGCTGCGCGACGAGATCGCGCACGGAAGGCGTATCATGGGCTTCGGTCACCGCATCTACCGTGTGCGCGATCCGCGCGCCGATGTGCTGAAAGCGGTCGTGCGGCAACTCGGCGGTGAGGGTGAAACCGGCCGCCGGCTGGCCTTCGCCGAGACGGTCGAGCAGACGGCGCTCGAGGTGCTGCGGATCGCCAAGCCGCAGCGCTCGCTGCAGACCAATGTCGAGTTCTACACCGCGCTCGTGCTGGAAGCGGCGGGTTTTCCGCCACAGGCTTTCAGCAATGTCTTCGCCGCCGGGCGCGTTTCCGGCTGGATCGCGCATGCGCGCGAGCAGCAGACGACCGGGCGGCTGATCCGGCCGCAATCGCGTTATGTCGGGCCGGTGCCGGACCTCGTCGCCTGAGGCTTTTTCGCTTTCGCTGGGGAGGGCGGCACCCCCCAAAGACTCCGACCCATGTCCTTCAGGTGAGCGGCTGCGCGGCCGCTCATGACGAAAATTTCATCTCGCCGCAAATTCTGGCCGCTGTTATTGCGTCGCATTGAGCCTATATGCTGCACTGCAACATAAGCCCGCTCTTGCCGCAACCAGAGGATTTCGCCCTTGGCCGCCAGAAAAACCGCAGTCATCACCGGCTCCACATCAGGCATTGGCCTGGCCATCGCCCAGGCGTTGGCGGCCGAAGGCCATAACGTCGTCCTCAATTCCTTTTCCGACACGGCCGCCGACCACGCCATTGCCGATGCGATCGCCGGACAGCACAAGGTGAAGACTGCCTACATCAAGGCCGACATGTCGAAGCCGGCCGAATGCCGGGCGCTTGTCGCCAAGGCGGCCGAGACATTCGGGTCGGTCGATATTCTCGTCAACAATGCCGGCATCCAGCATGTCGCGCCGGTGGAGGAGTTTCCAACCGAGAAGTGGGACGCCATCATCGCCATCAACCTGTCGTCGGCGTTCCACACCATCGCAGCCGCCATCCCGCTGATGAAAAACGCTGGCCGCGGCCGGATCGTCAACATCGCCTCGGCGCATGGCCTGGTCGCGTCGCCGTTCAAGTCGGCCTATGTCGCGGCCAAGCACGGAATTTTGGGGCTGACCAAGACGGTCGCGCTCGAATTGGCGCGTGACAAGATCACCTGCAACGCCATCTGCCCCGGCTATGTGCTGACGCCGCTCGTCGAGGCGCAGATCCCCGACCAGATGAAAGCCCATCAGATGGACCGCGAGACCGTCATCCGCGAGGTCATGCTGGACAAGCAGCCGACCAAGGAATTCGTCACGGTCGAGCAGATCGCGGCAGCGGCGGTGTTCCTGTGCTCGGACGCGGCAGCGCAGGTCAACGGCACGCATCTCTCGGTCGATGGCGGCTGGACCGCCGCGTGAGGCGCAGAATTTTTTCATCGACCCAAACAGACAGATCAAGGACGACGCCATGACCAAAAACGGCAAGGCGGAGGAGACGAAGAAGATCAACATCGCACTTCAGGGCGGCGGCTCGCACGGGGCCTTTTCCTGGGGTGTGCTCGACCGGCTGCTGGAGGACGGACGGCTAGAGATATCGGCAGTGTCCGGCACCAGTGCCGGCGCCATGAACGCGGTGGCGCTGGCCGACGGTTTTGTGCGCGGCGGTGTCGAAGGCGCGCGGCAAAAACTCGACGATTTCTGGCGTGCGGTGGCGGCCAAGGGCCGGTTCAGCCCAGTCCAGCGCATGCCGTGGGATGTCGCCTGGGGCAACTGGTCGATCGAGAACACACCGGGCTACGTCTTCTTCGACACCATGTCGCGGGTGTTCTCGCCCTACGTTGCCAACCCGCTCGGCCTCAACCCGCTGCGCGACGTGGTGCAGCAGGAGATCGATTTCGACAATGTGCGCGCCTGCAAGTCGATGGAACTGTTCATCTCGGCGACCAATGTCGAGACCGGACAGTTGCGCGTCTTTTCCGACGGCGAGATCGACCTCGACACGGTGATGGCCTCGGCCTGTCTGCCGCAGCTGTTCCGCGCCGTCGAGATCAAGGGCGTGCCCTATTGGGATGGCGGCTATGGCGGTAACCCGGCGCTCTATCCGTTCTTCAAGACGGCGGCGACCGAGGACGTGCTTCTGGTGCAGATCAATCCGGTGGTGCGG is part of the Mesorhizobium loti genome and encodes:
- a CDS encoding citrate synthase/methylcitrate synthase, coding for MANGLDDVVAAETVLSDVDGLGGRLTIRGHSLPELAGRWNYAQVVRLLLDGFFDDLPDDAELTRALGQARAEVFERLLPSLSLLSSLDVYSAMRAGMALLPDGDTLTDALLLIAAPAVLTPALLRRQRGEEPIAPDSRADHAADMLRMLNGAVASPPLAKALDTYLVTVCDHGLNASTFATRVVASTLAGLTSSVLAGLGALKGPLHGGAPGPVIEMLDAIQVHGDAAGWLRDEIAHGRRIMGFGHRIYRVRDPRADVLKAVVRQLGGEGETGRRLAFAETVEQTALEVLRIAKPQRSLQTNVEFYTALVLEAAGFPPQAFSNVFAAGRVSGWIAHAREQQTTGRLIRPQSRYVGPVPDLVA
- a CDS encoding 3-hydroxybutyrate dehydrogenase; amino-acid sequence: MSPLAARKTAVITGSTSGIGLAIAQALAAEGHNVVLNSFSDTAADHAIADAIAGQHKVKTAYIKADMSKPAECRALVAKAAETFGSVDILVNNAGIQHVAPVEEFPTEKWDAIIAINLSSAFHTIAAAIPLMKNAGRGRIVNIASAHGLVASPFKSAYVAAKHGILGLTKTVALELARDKITCNAICPGYVLTPLVEAQIPDQMKAHQMDRETVIREVMLDKQPTKEFVTVEQIAAAAVFLCSDAAAQVNGTHLSVDGGWTAA
- a CDS encoding patatin-like phospholipase family protein gives rise to the protein MTKNGKAEETKKINIALQGGGSHGAFSWGVLDRLLEDGRLEISAVSGTSAGAMNAVALADGFVRGGVEGARQKLDDFWRAVAAKGRFSPVQRMPWDVAWGNWSIENTPGYVFFDTMSRVFSPYVANPLGLNPLRDVVQQEIDFDNVRACKSMELFISATNVETGQLRVFSDGEIDLDTVMASACLPQLFRAVEIKGVPYWDGGYGGNPALYPFFKTAATEDVLLVQINPVVREGTPRSANEIQNRIDEITFNAGLLREFRSIAFVKELIAAGRLPHGEYRDIRMHRIDADEAFKDLSASSKVNAEWAFLSYLRDLGRTAASDWLEENYDAVGKRPTLDLSGELDDGFKPVRGPAPGRRVKEFLAARKNPEAERRRA